A window from Heteronotia binoei isolate CCM8104 ecotype False Entrance Well chromosome 15, APGP_CSIRO_Hbin_v1, whole genome shotgun sequence encodes these proteins:
- the LOC132584671 gene encoding vomeronasal type-2 receptor 26-like yields MTTKFYQHLLALAFAVEEINMNPKILPNVTLGFHIYDTYNDDKMTYRTTLDLLYKCHGYFPNYACDIQKNLMAIVGGLGSDVSFHMADILALYKIPQLTYGSFPPVDRGNAESPSFYRMVPNEAQQYTGIVQLLQHFGWTWVVLFAMDDESGEHFLQEMEPLLFQHQICVDFRELIGTQIHWDYNLNVIISLFSGVHQALENSKANTFILYGETMSIVSLTTNLYISNSELLEKTSFRRVWIMTAQIDFALNGIQRACNLEFFHGAIFFSIHSQELPAFQKVPQNINPYWRQGNRFLKDFWEQAFDCLLPNSQESSQSDGTCTGEEKLESLPSPVFEMQMTGHSYSVYNAVYAIAHALHDMHQSHSNHRSVVGVGKRDGLHDLQPWQLHQFLQQVSFNNSAEESMSFSGNKEVGGGFDVMNLVIFPNKSYAKVKIGKVDPDASEGKELIIDEDRIEWQSRFNQVVPISLCNEYCLPGSQKRKIEGEKFCCYDCVRCPDGKISNQKDMEDCIECPEDQYPNKDKDQCVLKTISFLSYGEPLGISLISVALSFSLISILVLGIFIKQRDTPIVKANNRDITYTLLISLLLCFLSSFLFLGEPTKVSCFLQQSAFGTIFSVAVSCVLAKTITVVVAFMATKPGSSMRKWVGKRLTISVILLCSLSQAGICLFWLGTSPPYPDLDRKSLTTEIVAECNEGSAVMLYSVLGYLGLLSLISLTVAFLARNLPDTFNEAKFITFSMLVFCSVWFCFVPTYLSTKGKYTVAVEIFSILASSAGLLGCIFSPKCYIILLRPELNKREKLLQRVKY; encoded by the exons TTGCCTAATGTCACCCTCGGCTTCCACATCTATGATACGTACAATGATGATAAGATGACCTACCGCACCACTCTAGATCTGCTTTATAAATGCCATGGATATTTTCCAAATTATGCATGTGACATCCAGAAAAATCTAATGGCCATCGTAGGGGGACTTGGATCTGATGTCTCCTTCCACATGGCAGACATTCTAGCCCTCTATAAGATTCCGCAG CTCACCTATGGGTCATTTCCACCAGTGGACAGGGGCAATGCTGAGTCCCCTTCCTTTTACCGAATGGTTCCCAATGAAGCCCAGCAGTACACAGGGATTGTCCAGTTACTTCAGCACTTTGGATGGACGTGGGTTGTGCTCTTTGCTATGGATGATGAGAGTGGAGAACATTTCCTCCAGGAAATGGAGCCTTTGCTTTTCCAGCATCAAATCTGTGTGGACTTCAGAGAACTGATTGGAACCCAAATCCACTGGGATTATAACCTTAATGTAATTATATCTTTATTTTCAGGGGTTCATCAAGCTTTGGAAAACAGCAAAGCCAATACATTTATTCTTTATGGAGAGACTATGTCCATTGTTTCATTGACCACAAACTTATACATAAGTAATTCTGAATTACTGGAAAAGACTTCCTTTAGAAGGGTGTGGATTATGACAGCTCAGATTGATTTTGCATTAAATGGCATTCAAAGGGCCTGTAATCTTGAATTCTTCCACGGTGCCATCTTCTTCTCAATTCACTCACAAGAGCTACCAGCATTCCAGAAAGTTCCTCAAAACATAAACCCTTATTGGAGACAAGGAAATCGTTTCCTCAAGGATTTCTGGGAACAAGCATTTGACTGTCTACTTCCCAATTCCCAAGAATCATCTCAGAGTGATGGAACCTGTACTGGGGAGGAGAAGCTGGAGAGTCTTCCCTCACCTGTTTTTGAAATGCAGATGACTGGCCACAGCTACAGCGTCTATAACGCAGTCTATGCCATAGCACATGCTCTGCATGACATGCATCAATCCCACTCCAACCATAGATCAGTGGTGGGTGTTGGCAAAAGAGATGGCCTTCATGATCTCCAGCCTTGGCAG CTTCACCAATTTCTTCAACAAGTTTCCTTTAACAACTCAGCAGAAGAATCAATGTCTTTTAGTGGTAATAAGGAAGTAGGAGGTGGATTTGATGTCATGAACTTGGTCATATTCCCAAACAAGTCTTATGCTAAAGTGAAGATTGGAAAAGTAGATCCTGATGCTTCTGAAGGAAAGGAATTGATCATTGATGAGGACAGAATTGAGTGGCAGAGCCGCTTCAACCAG GTGGTGCCCATTTCTCTGTGCAATGAATACTGCCTTCCTGGTTCTCAGAAGCGAAAGATAGAAGGGGAGAAATTTTGCTGTTATGATTGTGTTCGTTGCCCTGATGGAAAGATTTCAAACCAGAAAG ACATGGAGGATTGTATTGAATGCCCAGAAGATCAATATCCAAACAAGGACAAAGATCAATGTGTTCTAAAGACAATCAGCTTTCTGTCTTATGGAGAACCCCTAGGGATCAGTTTAATTTCTGTTGCACTTTCTTTTTCCCTAATCAGTATATTGGTGCTGGGAATTTTTATTAAGCAAAGAGATACCCccatagtcaaagccaacaaccgagaTATCACCTATACTCTTCTTATCTCTCTGCTCCtctgcttcctttcttcttttctcttccttGGAGAACCTACCAAGGTGTCCTGCTTCCTTCAGCAATCGGCTTTTGGCACcatcttctcagtggctgtttcttgtgtcttggccaaaaccatcactgtggttgtggctttcatggccaccaaaccagggtccagcatgaggaagtgggtggggaaaagactgACCATCTCAGTCATCCTTCTTTGCTCTCTTAGTCAAGCAGGCATCTGTTTGTTTTGGCTCGGAACCTCTCCCCCATACCCAGATTTAGACAGGAAGTCCCTGACTACAGAGATTGTAGCAGAATGTAATGAAGGGTCTGCCGTCATGCTTTATAGTGTTTTGGGCTACTTGGGACTTCTGTCCCTCATCAGCTTGACTGTGGCTTTCCTAGCCAGGAACTTGCCAGACACGTTTAATGAGGCCAAattcatcaccttcagcatgctggtgtTTTGCAGTGTGTGGTTCTGTTTTGTTCCAACCTACCTGAGCACCAAAGGGAAATACACAGTGGCAGTGGAGATCTTCTCTATCTTGGCTTCCAGTGCTGGGTTACTGGGTTGCATCTTTTCTCCTAAATGCTACATTATTCTATTGAGGCCTGAGCTGAATAAGAGAGAAAAGTTATTGCAGAGAGTAAAGTATTGA
- the LOC132584672 gene encoding vomeronasal type-2 receptor 26-like: MTTKFYQHLLALAFAVEEINMNPKILPNVTLGFHIYDTYNDDKMTYRTTLDLLYKCHGYFPNYACDIQKNLMAIVGGLASDVSFHMADILALYKIPQLTYGSFPPVDRGNAESPSFYRMVPNEAQQYTGIVQLLQHFGWTWVVLFAMDDESGEHFLQEMEPLLFQHQICVDFRELIGTQVHWDYNLNVIISLFSGVHQALENSKANTFILYGETMSIVSLTTLLYITNPELLENTSFRRVWIMTAQIDFALNGIQRVWNLEFFHGAIFFSIHSQELPAFQKVPQNINPYWIQGNSFLKDFWEQAFDCLLPNSQESSQSNGTCTGEEKLESLPSPVFEMQMTGHSYSVYNAVYAIAHALHDMHQSHSNHRSVVGVGKRDGLHDLQPWQLHQFLQQVSFNNSAEESMSFSGNKEVGGGFDVMNLVIFPNKSYAKVKIGKVDPDASEGKELIIDEDRIEWQSRFNQVVPISLCNEYCLPGSQKQKIEGEKFCCYDCVPCPDGKISNQKDMEDCVGCPEDQYPNKDKDQCVLKTISFLSYGEPLGISLTSVALSFSLISMLVLGIFIKQRDTPIVKANNRDITYTLLISLLLCFLSSFLFLGEPTKVSCFLRQSAFGTIFSVAVSCVLAKTITVVVAFMATKPGSSMRKWVGKRLTISVILLCSLSQAGICLFWLGTSPPYPDLDRKSLTTEIVAECNEGSAIMLYSVLGYLGLLSLISLTVAFLARNLPDTFNEAKFITFSMLMFCSVWFCFVPTYLSTKGKYTVAVEIFSILASSAGLLGCIFSPKCYIILLRPELNKREQLLQRVKY; the protein is encoded by the exons ATGACAACCAAATTTTACCAGCACCTCCTGGCCTTGGCCTTTGCTGTAGAGGAGATCAACATGAATCCCAAGATCTTGCCTAATGTCACCCTCGGCTTCCACATCTATGATACGTACAATGATGATAAGATGACCTACCGCACCACTCTAGATCTGCTTTATAAATGCCATGGATATTTTCCAAATTATGCATGTGACATCCAGAAAAATCTAATGGCCATCGTAGGGGGACTTGCATCTGATGTCTCCTTCCACATGGCAGACATTCTAGCCCTCTATAAGATTCCGCAG CTCACCTATGGGTCATTTCCACCAGTGGACAGGGGCAATGCTGAGTCCCCTTCCTTTTACCGAATGGTTCCCAATGAAGCCCAGCAGTACACAGGGATTGTCCAGTTACTTCAGCACTTTGGATGGACGTGGGTTGTGCTCTTTGCTATGGATGATGAGAGTGGAGAACATTTCCTCCAGGAAATGGAGCCTTTGCTTTTCCAGCATCAAATCTGTGTGGACTTCAGAGAACTGATTGGAACCCAAGTCCACTGGGATTATAACCTTAATGTAATTATATCTTTATTTTCAGGGGTTCATCAAGCTTTGGAAAACAGCAAAGCCAATACATTTATTCTTTATGGAGAGACTATGTCCATTGTTTCACTGACCACACTGTTATACATAACTAATCCTGAATTATTGGAAAATACTTCCTTTAGAAGGGTGTGGATTATGACAGCTCAGATTGATTTTGCATTAAATGGCATTCAAAGGGTCTGGAATCTTGAATTCTTCCACGGTGCCATCTTCTTCTCAATTCACTCACAAGAGCTACCAGCATTCCAGAAAGTTCCTCAAAACATAAACCCTTATTGGATACAAGGAAATAGTTTCCTCAAGGATTTCTGGGAACAAGCATTTGACTGTCTACTTCCCAATTCCCAAGAATCATCTCAGAGTAATGGAACCTGTACTGGGGAGGAGAAGCTGGAGAGTCTCCCCTCACCTGTTTTTGAAATGCAGATGACTGGCCACAGCTACAGCGTCTATAACGCAGTCTATGCCATAGCACATGCTCTGCATGACATGCATCAATCCCACTCCAACCATAGATCAGTGGTGGGTGTTGGCAAAAGAGATGGCCTTCATGATCTCCAGCCTTGGCAG CTTCACCAATTTCTTCAACAAGTTTCCTTTAACAACTCAGCAGAAGAATCAATGTCTTTTAGTGGTAATAAGGAAGTAGGAGGTGGATTTGATGTCATGAACTTGGTCATATTCCCAAACAAGTCTTATGCTAAAGTGAAGATTGGAAAAGTAGATCCTGATGCTTCTGAAGGAAAGGAATTGATCATTGATGAGGACAGAATTGAGTGGCAGAGCCGCTTCAACCAG GTGGTGCCTATTTCTCTGTGCAATGAATACTGCCTGCCTGGTTCTCAGAAGCAAAAGATAGAAGGGGAGAAATTTTGCTGTTATGATTGTGTTCCTTGCCCTGATGGAAAGATTTCAAACCAGAAAG acaTGGAGGATTGTGTTGGATGCCCAGAAGATCAATATCCAAACAAGGACAAAGATCAATGTGTTCTAAAGACAATCAGCTTTCTGTCTTATGGAGAACCCTTAGGGATCAGTTTAACTTCTGTTGCACTTTCTTTTTCCCTAATCAGTATGTTGGTGCTGGGAATTTTTATTAAGCAAAGAGATACCCccatagtcaaagccaacaaccgagaTATCACCTATACTCTTCTTATCTCTCTGCTCCtctgcttcctttcttcttttctcttccttGGAGAACCTACCAAGGTGTCCTGTTTCCTTCGGCAATCGGCTTTTGGCACcatcttctcagtggctgtttcttgtgttttggccaaaaccatcactgtggttgTGGCATtcatggccaccaaaccagggtccagcatgaggaagtgggtggggaaaagactgACCATCTCAGTCATCCTTCTTTGCTCTCTTAGTCAAGCAGGCATCTGTTTGTTTTGGCTCGGAACCTCTCCCCCATACCCAGATTTAGACAGGAAGTCCCTGACTACAGAGATTGTAGCAGAATGTAATGAAGGGTCTGCCATCATGCTTTATAGTGTTTTGGGCTACTTGGGACTTCTGTCCCTCATCAGCTTGACTGTGGCTTTCCTAGCCAGGAACTTGCCAGACACGTTTAATGAGGCCAAattcatcaccttcagcatgctgatGTTTTGCAGTGTGTGGTTCTGTTTTGTTCCAACCTACCTGAGCACCAAAGGGAAATACACAGTGGCAGTGGAGATCTTCTCTATCTTGGCTTCCAGTGCTGGGTTACTGGGTTGCATATTTTCTCCTAAATGCTACATTATTCTATTGAGGCCTGAGCTGAATAAGAGAGAACAGTTATTGCAGAGAGTAAAGTATTGA